The following coding sequences are from one Shewanella violacea DSS12 window:
- a CDS encoding DUF3718 domain-containing protein — MRLLPTSIVAIIAASAFSMPVQANSDQLAANICNYVQADDKNRLRKKLKENRVKLRNIYSGVKCNGDSLLRTAMNSGSEKVGTFIAKRLSVSELTATETDGKTILDWANGNGHGASAITTAIKDRTAGG, encoded by the coding sequence ATGCGTCTGTTACCTACGAGCATAGTTGCTATTATCGCGGCATCGGCATTTTCTATGCCTGTACAAGCCAATTCAGATCAACTCGCCGCGAATATTTGTAATTATGTCCAAGCTGATGATAAGAACCGTTTGCGCAAAAAACTAAAAGAAAATCGAGTCAAGCTACGTAACATCTATTCGGGTGTTAAGTGCAACGGAGACAGTTTATTGCGCACTGCAATGAATAGTGGTTCAGAGAAGGTGGGGACCTTTATCGCCAAACGTCTTTCAGTATCAGAGCTTACAGCTACAGAAACAGATGGTAAGACTATCCTTGATTGGGCCAATGGCAATGGTCACGGTGCTAGTGCCATCACGACTGCCATAAAAGACAGAACGGCAGGCGGTTAA
- the rsmA gene encoding 16S rRNA (adenine(1518)-N(6)/adenine(1519)-N(6))-dimethyltransferase RsmA has protein sequence MSNKVHLGHTAKKRFGQNFLTDHNVINRIVGAISPDNDHVMVEIGPGLGALTEPVAESIDKLTVVELDKDLVARLHEHPTLKHKLEIHQGDALNFDFSQLIEEGKELKVFGNLPYNISTPLMFHLFEFAEHIKHMHFMLQKEVVLRLSATPGTKAYGRLTVMAQYHCQIMPVLEVPPECFTPAPKVNSAVVRLVPYKQKPWPCSDVEFLRRMTTTAFSMRRKTLRNNLKHMITDEEFLALNIDSSLRPEQITVEQYVSMANMLLDKKAGERA, from the coding sequence ATGAGTAATAAAGTACATTTAGGCCATACAGCCAAAAAACGTTTCGGACAGAACTTCCTGACAGATCATAACGTCATTAATCGTATTGTCGGCGCTATATCACCTGACAATGATCATGTCATGGTCGAAATCGGCCCGGGTCTCGGCGCGCTAACAGAGCCAGTTGCCGAATCCATAGATAAGTTGACTGTGGTTGAACTAGATAAAGATCTGGTTGCACGACTACATGAGCACCCGACCCTGAAACATAAGTTAGAAATCCATCAGGGTGATGCCCTAAATTTCGATTTCAGCCAACTGATAGAAGAAGGCAAGGAACTTAAAGTTTTTGGCAACTTGCCTTATAACATCTCTACTCCCTTGATGTTTCATCTGTTCGAATTTGCAGAACACATCAAGCACATGCATTTTATGCTACAAAAAGAGGTGGTATTAAGACTGTCTGCCACTCCTGGAACTAAGGCCTATGGTCGCTTGACTGTGATGGCTCAATATCATTGCCAGATCATGCCAGTACTGGAAGTACCGCCAGAATGTTTTACACCAGCACCTAAGGTTAACTCTGCAGTGGTACGATTAGTCCCTTACAAGCAGAAACCTTGGCCATGTAGTGATGTGGAATTTCTTAGACGTATGACAACTACGGCTTTCAGCATGCGTCGCAAGACCTTACGTAACAATTTAAAGCATATGATTACTGATGAAGAGTTCCTGGCTCTCAACATAGATTCATCATTGAGACCGGAACAGATCACTGTTGAGCAATACGTATCCATGGCTAACATGCTCTTGGATAAGAAGGCTGGTGAACGAGCTTAG
- the apaG gene encoding Co2+/Mg2+ efflux protein ApaG: MSELGSTIKVEVKTEYIEEQSSAKEERYLFRYTITIINLGQVAATLESRHWRITDANNHKSEVQGAGVVGETPRIEPNTAYQYSSGTVLETPLGVMQGTYTMVTDDGERFEATIHPFRLAVPGLLH, from the coding sequence ATGTCTGAGCTCGGGTCGACCATCAAGGTTGAAGTAAAAACTGAATATATTGAAGAGCAATCATCTGCCAAAGAGGAGAGATACCTTTTTAGATATACCATCACCATCATCAATCTGGGACAAGTAGCGGCCACATTGGAAAGCCGCCACTGGCGTATTACCGATGCAAATAACCATAAGAGTGAAGTCCAAGGTGCTGGTGTCGTCGGAGAGACTCCAAGAATAGAGCCAAACACCGCATACCAATATAGCAGTGGTACAGTGCTAGAAACCCCTCTTGGGGTCATGCAAGGCACATACACTATGGTGACCGATGATGGTGAACGATTCGAAGCGACAATTCATCCATTTAGGCTAGCCGTTCCAGGTTTACTCCACTAA
- a CDS encoding symmetrical bis(5'-nucleosyl)-tetraphosphatase → MANYFVGDIQGCFEELELVLAKVDFNPSTDVLWAVGDLIARGEGSLPTLRYFKQLDGSAKVVLGNHDLHLMAVAAKIKRVNPKDQLDALLDAADLGSLIGWLRLQPLVQELPEQNIIMTHAGVPPQWDIQTLRAQAQLVSKALTSQDYIPALIAKMYTNKTHVWDENASELQRQIYCINALTRMRFLRPDGGLDFDCKLSPDDCQDPSLTPWFNANGLIKETHTLIFGHWAAVMGKVENPNIYALDTGCCWGNHLTLWHMESDQKITQNKLKKS, encoded by the coding sequence ATGGCTAATTACTTTGTCGGGGATATTCAGGGTTGTTTTGAAGAGCTAGAACTAGTACTTGCTAAAGTTGACTTCAACCCTTCCACAGATGTGCTTTGGGCAGTCGGCGATCTCATTGCCAGAGGAGAAGGTTCACTTCCCACCCTAAGATACTTCAAGCAGCTTGATGGGTCGGCTAAGGTGGTATTAGGCAACCATGATCTTCACCTGATGGCAGTTGCCGCAAAAATTAAACGTGTAAATCCGAAAGACCAACTCGATGCACTCTTAGATGCGGCCGATTTAGGCTCATTAATTGGCTGGCTAAGATTACAACCTCTGGTACAGGAACTTCCCGAGCAGAATATCATTATGACTCATGCGGGCGTCCCTCCCCAATGGGATATTCAGACCTTAAGAGCTCAGGCTCAACTCGTCAGCAAGGCCTTAACCTCTCAAGATTATATTCCAGCCTTAATCGCCAAAATGTACACCAATAAAACTCATGTATGGGACGAAAATGCGTCAGAATTACAACGACAAATATATTGTATCAACGCCCTGACTCGCATGCGTTTCTTACGCCCCGACGGTGGACTGGATTTCGATTGTAAGCTCTCACCTGATGATTGTCAGGATCCCAGTCTAACCCCTTGGTTTAACGCTAATGGGTTAATCAAGGAGACACACACCTTGATCTTCGGTCATTGGGCAGCTGTGATGGGAAAAGTTGAGAATCCCAATATTTATGCTCTGGATACGGGCTGTTGTTGGGGTAATCATCTGACGTTATGGCATATGGAGTCAGATCAAAAAATTACCCAAAATAAGTTAAAAAAGAGTTAA
- the lptD gene encoding LPS assembly protein LptD yields the protein MHIRYFLALSLLPQLVLAEEITSVPDASIQCQVEPPVPKMAPLDPNAPELNLQEIRIISDRSAAQMGKQATFNGNVSFSQGARHIAADEAILDQESEQLNANGNLVFQDEIFTITADSLVAHMGDNSASLTGAKYWLHGQQIHGDAEKLEITPDNNLHLTKTNFTTCPPGDSSWLLEADKIKIDSTEEWGELWDAKLKIAGVPVLYIPYMTIPVSDKRKSGFLFPEFSTSTTNGVEIATPYYWNIAPEYDLTFTPHYMSTRGLFLKTDFRYLAGESQQGQLNVEYLGNDNMLSNNSDRYLYHWEHKGAIDENWRVLANFTQVSDNNYFNDMNSDIQSATDNQLSRIGEISYFERNWDFSARVQDIKVLGEEEIPYQVMPQLNFNYRAPSLWHGLDFDFMSEVTNFEHRENEFATATRLHIEPSISLPIQGPAGSITSEVKLLQTYYWQDDQGNPKNEELDDQVSRTLPQVRVHGQVNFERYTDYFNENYRQTLEPQFQYLYVGYEDQSNIGIYDTAQLQEDYYGLFRERRFSGLDRIADANQMTLGLTTRLYDEHNVEKFKFSLGQIFYFQDSRVGIHEPGMSTQSFTQENTSNSVLAAELSTQFYKDWYMSGAIQYDTKQSENKKSEVSLDFRPGANKLLQFSYRYVPDLVNTNTNESVNISQTGMRGAWPVSDDLYLVGNWYYDLNEKRNVETYAGFQYESCCWALRLSYHYRIKTNYDDDDLNMMMDGREQFEKGFYLNFVIKGLGGSGPLGVTDMLNDGLFNYRKPLYLKN from the coding sequence ATGCATATCCGATATTTTTTGGCTTTAAGCCTACTTCCCCAATTAGTCTTGGCTGAAGAAATTACCTCAGTGCCAGATGCCAGCATACAATGCCAGGTAGAGCCTCCGGTGCCTAAAATGGCTCCCTTAGATCCCAACGCCCCTGAATTGAACCTTCAAGAGATACGTATAATCTCTGATCGCTCGGCAGCTCAGATGGGTAAACAAGCCACATTTAATGGCAACGTCTCTTTCAGCCAAGGCGCACGCCATATAGCGGCAGATGAAGCCATACTCGATCAAGAGAGTGAACAGCTAAATGCTAATGGAAACTTAGTTTTCCAAGATGAGATATTCACTATCACGGCTGACTCTCTTGTGGCTCACATGGGAGATAACAGTGCCAGCCTTACTGGTGCAAAATACTGGCTTCATGGCCAACAGATACACGGCGATGCGGAAAAGCTCGAAATAACCCCCGATAATAATTTGCATCTCACCAAGACAAATTTCACCACCTGTCCACCGGGTGATTCTTCTTGGTTGCTCGAAGCCGACAAAATTAAGATAGATAGTACAGAGGAATGGGGAGAGCTTTGGGATGCCAAGCTTAAAATTGCTGGTGTACCTGTCCTTTATATCCCTTACATGACGATCCCTGTATCGGATAAACGTAAATCAGGCTTCCTTTTTCCGGAATTTAGTACCAGCACCACCAATGGTGTAGAGATAGCTACGCCTTATTACTGGAATATAGCCCCAGAATACGATCTGACTTTTACGCCCCATTACATGTCGACTCGAGGCCTATTCCTCAAGACTGATTTCAGATATTTAGCCGGTGAATCACAGCAAGGTCAGCTCAACGTTGAATATTTGGGCAATGATAATATGCTGAGCAACAACTCAGATCGTTATCTATACCATTGGGAACATAAGGGAGCTATCGACGAAAACTGGCGAGTATTAGCCAATTTCACCCAAGTTTCCGATAACAACTATTTCAACGACATGAACTCGGATATTCAATCTGCAACGGATAATCAACTGTCGCGCATAGGTGAAATCAGCTATTTCGAAAGAAACTGGGATTTTAGCGCCAGAGTGCAGGATATCAAGGTATTGGGAGAAGAAGAGATCCCTTATCAGGTCATGCCGCAACTGAACTTCAACTATCGTGCACCATCGCTCTGGCATGGCTTAGATTTTGATTTTATGAGTGAAGTCACTAACTTTGAACATAGAGAAAATGAATTTGCCACCGCGACTCGCCTTCATATCGAACCGAGTATTTCCTTGCCGATACAAGGTCCAGCAGGCTCCATCACCAGTGAAGTAAAGCTGCTGCAGACCTATTATTGGCAAGATGATCAAGGCAATCCAAAAAATGAAGAGTTAGACGACCAAGTCAGTCGAACTCTGCCTCAGGTCCGTGTTCATGGCCAGGTTAACTTCGAGCGTTACACTGACTATTTCAATGAGAATTATCGCCAAACCTTAGAGCCTCAATTTCAATATCTCTATGTGGGTTATGAAGATCAATCTAATATCGGCATCTATGATACCGCTCAGCTCCAGGAAGATTATTATGGCCTGTTCAGGGAGAGGCGTTTCTCAGGACTCGATAGAATAGCCGATGCAAACCAGATGACCTTAGGCTTAACCACAAGACTTTATGACGAACATAATGTCGAGAAGTTTAAGTTTAGTTTAGGACAAATTTTCTACTTCCAAGATAGCCGTGTCGGCATCCATGAACCAGGAATGTCTACTCAGTCCTTCACCCAAGAAAATACTTCTAACTCTGTTTTAGCGGCAGAATTAAGCACTCAGTTCTACAAAGACTGGTATATGAGTGGTGCTATTCAGTATGATACTAAGCAAAGTGAGAACAAGAAGAGTGAAGTCAGCTTAGATTTCCGGCCTGGAGCGAACAAGTTACTCCAATTTAGCTACCGCTATGTGCCAGATCTGGTCAACACCAATACTAATGAGTCTGTCAATATATCTCAGACTGGTATGCGAGGTGCTTGGCCTGTAAGCGATGACCTATATCTTGTGGGTAACTGGTATTATGATCTTAACGAGAAGCGCAACGTAGAGACTTATGCTGGCTTCCAATATGAATCCTGTTGTTGGGCTCTACGTCTAAGCTATCATTATCGCATCAAGACAAATTATGATGACGATGATTTGAACATGATGATGGATGGCAGAGAGCAGTTTGAGAAAGGATTTTATCTTAATTTCGTGATCAAGGGACTCGGTGGTTCCGGCCCATTAGGTGTCACGGATATGCTCAATGACGGCTTGTTTAACTATAGAAAACCTTTATACCTTAAAAACTAG
- the surA gene encoding peptidylprolyl isomerase SurA translates to MKPCKHLIIAFLTLASSHMVQAENTPLDRVSVQVNEGIVLESEITNMVTTVKTNASAAGQSLPSDQALRTQVIERLIVTRLQMQMADRIGLHIGDLQLDQTIGNIAKDQKLTVDQMKHKIGGEGMSWSHYREQLREEMTLGEIQRIQVQRRIQVSPQEINNLVNMIEEQGLKQTEFQIGHILIEIPNDPTSEQLEKASNRANKVLERVKDGGDFRRTAIAASAGPKALEGGIWDYMNINEMPTLFAEVLSDAKKGDIIGPIRSGAGFHIIKVIDARGLQTKEVKEVRSRHILIKPSPILSEERAKAMLDKFVKQLRAGDADFAALAHKYSEDPGSAAKGGELGWADPTVYVPAFSQTLKGLNVNDISEPFRSTHGWHIVQLEERRTTDATAKFNTNKAHQLIYRRKFNEELQTWLDEMRAEAYIEVFDADFNRG, encoded by the coding sequence ATGAAACCCTGTAAACATTTGATTATTGCTTTTCTAACCTTGGCCTCGAGCCACATGGTTCAAGCTGAAAACACGCCATTAGACCGAGTATCTGTGCAGGTAAACGAAGGCATTGTGCTGGAGAGTGAGATCACCAATATGGTGACGACTGTTAAAACTAATGCTTCAGCCGCGGGTCAATCTCTGCCTTCGGACCAAGCGTTACGAACCCAAGTTATCGAACGTCTAATCGTGACGCGTCTGCAGATGCAGATGGCCGACAGAATTGGCCTTCATATCGGTGACCTACAGCTGGATCAGACCATAGGTAATATCGCCAAAGATCAAAAGCTCACTGTCGACCAGATGAAACACAAAATCGGCGGCGAAGGCATGAGTTGGAGCCATTATCGTGAGCAACTAAGGGAAGAGATGACCTTAGGTGAAATTCAGCGCATTCAAGTACAACGCCGTATTCAAGTATCACCACAAGAGATCAACAACCTAGTAAACATGATAGAAGAACAAGGTCTGAAACAGACTGAGTTCCAGATCGGTCATATCCTGATTGAGATCCCCAACGACCCTACCAGCGAGCAGCTGGAAAAGGCGAGTAACCGAGCCAATAAAGTATTGGAACGTGTTAAAGACGGTGGAGATTTTCGTCGTACGGCTATCGCAGCTTCTGCCGGTCCTAAAGCTCTCGAGGGAGGTATCTGGGATTACATGAACATCAACGAGATGCCGACTCTTTTCGCTGAAGTCTTATCCGATGCTAAGAAGGGCGATATTATTGGCCCTATCAGAAGTGGCGCCGGCTTCCATATTATCAAGGTAATAGACGCTCGCGGCCTACAGACCAAAGAGGTTAAGGAAGTTCGCTCTCGTCACATCCTCATCAAGCCTTCACCTATTCTTTCAGAAGAGAGGGCAAAGGCCATGCTGGATAAATTTGTCAAGCAGCTCCGCGCCGGCGATGCCGACTTCGCGGCACTGGCTCACAAGTATTCGGAAGACCCAGGTTCTGCAGCCAAAGGCGGTGAGCTAGGTTGGGCCGATCCAACTGTTTATGTACCGGCATTTTCTCAGACCCTAAAGGGACTGAATGTAAATGACATCAGTGAGCCCTTCCGCTCTACCCATGGCTGGCACATAGTCCAATTAGAAGAGCGTCGCACAACTGATGCGACGGCTAAATTTAATACCAATAAAGCACATCAACTTATCTATCGTCGTAAATTTAACGAAGAGTTACAGACTTGGTTAGACGAGATGAGAGCAGAAGCTTATATCGAAGTTTTTGATGCTGATTTCAATAGAGGTTAA
- a CDS encoding methyl-accepting chemotaxis protein yields the protein MKMNVATRVIGGFSIVTLLLVGLGAASLLTNSKLKTSTQVLQEISIPALESTAYLLQGIARQEKQILVAYHTKKSQDLPKISNKFNKLDKDFNSKLAQLSRIVGEQDQADFSGTISNLHQSYQNFIANGEKMIKTRENELVTQEKLAIKLDILELSADDTASLLLDLIDLEMSDNPTEQEIAATAGNIDNSFSGIVSTSYDLINSQTKKQYQTISKELDYIVSEARSKLEYVTRHSQGVIDQTLLNNINKEANKVFNMLHGSGSIQAMKGRQLNFHTSASQMLSQVEKDVQAANDSMKDLTNKVESVSRTVSQSAIEDIDAASLNTRILIIIAIILAIIISIAVIRPLKRSLDKVNNALKVLASGDLTHKLDDSGHDEFAELSRNCNRLVDSLRDLIQGILDRSNQLAAAAEETSAITAQTTVGIQEQKSQVDQVATATAQLSSSAEQVTNSADDALIQIKQADDEAQHMRAIADENKQTILALADEVAKAGIVINKLHSDSASIGSILDVIRGIAEQTNLLALNAAIEAARAGEQGRGFAVVADEVRSLASRTQDSTQEIQQMIQVLQEGAQQAVAVMELGRTQANTCVEKTEQANLALESISEAVHKAHDSGTHIANAAQEQNIVSQQVSEKLEHIAAISEETSTGADQTAQSSHQVAKLAEELQASVREFKV from the coding sequence ATGAAAATGAATGTCGCCACCCGAGTCATTGGCGGGTTTAGTATCGTTACTTTACTGTTAGTAGGATTAGGCGCGGCCTCTCTACTGACAAATAGTAAGTTAAAAACCAGCACACAAGTACTACAAGAAATCAGTATTCCCGCATTAGAATCTACCGCCTACCTCTTACAGGGCATAGCTCGACAAGAGAAACAGATTCTGGTGGCATACCATACAAAAAAATCCCAAGATCTTCCTAAGATATCTAATAAATTTAATAAACTAGATAAAGACTTTAATTCCAAGCTAGCTCAGCTATCCAGAATTGTTGGCGAACAAGATCAAGCCGATTTCTCGGGTACTATTTCAAATTTACACCAGAGTTACCAAAACTTCATCGCTAATGGCGAGAAGATGATTAAAACCCGTGAGAACGAGTTAGTCACTCAGGAAAAGCTGGCAATAAAACTGGATATTCTAGAACTATCCGCCGATGACACGGCTTCATTACTACTGGATCTCATCGATCTCGAGATGAGTGACAATCCCACAGAACAAGAGATTGCCGCCACAGCAGGAAATATAGATAACAGCTTCAGCGGCATAGTCAGCACCAGCTATGATCTAATTAACAGTCAAACAAAAAAGCAATACCAAACCATCTCTAAAGAGCTGGATTACATCGTCAGTGAAGCCAGAAGTAAACTCGAATATGTCACCCGTCACTCACAAGGCGTTATCGATCAAACCCTATTAAACAACATCAACAAAGAAGCGAATAAAGTCTTCAACATGCTCCATGGCAGTGGCTCAATACAAGCTATGAAGGGACGTCAACTTAACTTCCATACGTCTGCATCTCAAATGCTGTCTCAAGTAGAAAAAGACGTACAAGCTGCCAATGACAGCATGAAAGACTTGACCAATAAAGTAGAATCAGTGTCTAGGACCGTAAGCCAAAGTGCGATTGAAGATATAGATGCAGCGAGTTTAAACACCCGTATTCTGATTATCATCGCCATCATACTGGCCATAATAATCAGTATCGCAGTGATCAGACCTTTAAAACGTTCACTGGATAAAGTTAATAATGCACTCAAGGTTTTAGCTTCCGGAGATCTGACCCACAAGTTAGATGATTCCGGCCACGATGAGTTTGCAGAACTATCACGCAACTGTAACCGTCTGGTGGATAGCCTAAGAGATCTTATCCAGGGTATCTTGGATCGCTCCAATCAACTTGCTGCCGCCGCAGAAGAAACCTCTGCAATAACGGCCCAAACTACAGTAGGTATTCAGGAGCAGAAGAGCCAGGTCGATCAAGTTGCCACGGCAACGGCTCAGTTGAGTTCCAGTGCCGAGCAGGTTACTAACAGTGCAGATGATGCCCTTATTCAAATCAAGCAAGCCGATGATGAAGCGCAACATATGCGCGCCATTGCCGATGAGAATAAACAGACAATCTTGGCCTTGGCCGATGAAGTTGCTAAAGCAGGCATAGTCATCAATAAATTACATTCAGATAGTGCCTCCATTGGTTCGATTCTCGATGTGATACGCGGCATCGCCGAGCAGACTAACCTATTAGCCCTCAATGCAGCCATCGAAGCTGCACGAGCCGGTGAGCAGGGACGCGGCTTTGCCGTCGTTGCCGATGAAGTACGTAGTCTGGCTTCGAGAACCCAGGACTCGACTCAAGAGATCCAACAGATGATTCAAGTTCTGCAAGAGGGTGCTCAACAGGCCGTTGCCGTCATGGAGCTAGGACGCACTCAAGCAAATACCTGTGTAGAGAAAACTGAGCAGGCTAATCTAGCATTAGAAAGTATCAGCGAAGCAGTGCACAAGGCACATGACTCGGGCACTCATATCGCCAATGCAGCACAAGAACAAAACATAGTGAGTCAGCAGGTGTCAGAGAAGCTTGAGCACATAGCCGCCATCTCAGAAGAGACCTCCACTGGCGCCGATCAAACAGCTCAGTCCAGTCATCAAGTGGCTAAACTTGCAGAAGAACTGCAAGCATCTGTTAGAGAGTTTAAGGTTTAG
- the pdxA gene encoding 4-hydroxythreonine-4-phosphate dehydrogenase PdxA, whose translation MTTKRIAITAGEPAGIGPDLVIQLAQQAWPAELVVCADPDLLTSRAKNLGLPLQLKPYQPNQAPKAQEVGTLTIAPFSLAVASKCGQLDEQNSAYVIETLRYAGEKNMNGEFDAVVTGPVHKGIINQAGIPFSGHTEFFANQANCQDVVMMLSAPGLHVALVTTHIPLAYVSKAITRDRLHQIIKILHRDLIDKFAIEQPKIYVCGLNPHSGEDGHLGREELDTIIPALEELRELGISIVGPLPADTIFQPKYLEDADVILAMYHDQGLPVLKSQGFGSSVNITLGLPYIRTSVDHGTALDLAGTGTADIGSFVCALNKAIDLAVKAG comes from the coding sequence TTGACGACTAAACGTATTGCCATAACTGCGGGCGAGCCCGCAGGTATCGGTCCAGATTTAGTTATTCAACTAGCTCAGCAGGCTTGGCCTGCTGAGCTAGTTGTTTGTGCTGACCCTGATTTATTAACATCGAGAGCCAAAAATCTCGGTTTGCCGCTTCAACTCAAGCCATATCAGCCTAATCAAGCACCTAAGGCTCAGGAAGTCGGCACCTTGACCATAGCCCCTTTTTCACTGGCTGTTGCCAGCAAATGTGGCCAACTCGATGAACAAAATAGTGCTTATGTAATTGAAACATTGCGCTATGCTGGTGAAAAAAACATGAATGGCGAGTTCGATGCTGTGGTAACGGGTCCTGTACATAAAGGGATCATTAATCAGGCAGGGATCCCATTCAGCGGCCATACAGAATTTTTTGCTAATCAAGCCAATTGCCAAGATGTGGTCATGATGCTATCGGCTCCGGGATTACATGTGGCACTCGTTACCACCCATATTCCCTTGGCCTATGTATCTAAAGCAATCACCCGTGATCGCCTGCACCAGATAATAAAGATTTTACACCGAGATCTAATCGACAAGTTTGCAATAGAGCAACCCAAGATCTATGTATGTGGTCTTAATCCACATTCAGGAGAAGATGGTCATCTGGGCCGTGAAGAGCTTGATACCATAATTCCAGCACTTGAAGAGTTACGTGAGCTAGGAATTAGTATCGTAGGCCCTCTACCGGCAGACACCATTTTCCAACCTAAGTATCTCGAAGATGCAGATGTGATACTCGCCATGTATCACGATCAAGGCCTTCCAGTTCTTAAATCTCAGGGGTTTGGTAGCTCAGTCAACATTACCTTAGGACTCCCCTACATTCGTACCTCCGTCGACCATGGCACAGCGCTAGACCTCGCCGGAACCGGTACTGCAGACATAGGAAGCTTCGTCTGCGCACTAAATAAAGCCATAGATTTGGCAGTAAAAGCTGGATAA
- a CDS encoding aminoglycoside phosphotransferase family protein, whose translation MPLSDLRFLQLNSWLNQVFASQSHPVLISGDASFRRYFRVLHDETSYIVMDSPPEQIPVSPFIKLAKAYGDLGINVPQVIESNVEDGFLLLSDLGDVQLISRLNDTSVEAYYSRALKLLDRFAAFTENAELGLPLYDSVFVHRELDIFTDWLIKHHLNLVIDADTRKMLEQAFALLVANAEEQPKVGMHRDYHSRNLMLTADEFGVEQLSVIDFQDAVIGPVTYDAVSLLRDCYIRWPDTLVEGLMEKHYLNQKQAGLIDSSVTLEKYRRWFDLMGIQRHIKAAGIFSRLNYRDGKPAYMADIPMTLAYIADISAGYPELEDFSAWVTNTLVPAFEDKL comes from the coding sequence GTGCCCTTGTCAGATCTTAGATTTCTTCAGTTAAATTCCTGGCTAAACCAAGTTTTTGCTAGTCAATCACACCCAGTACTCATCTCTGGAGACGCTAGTTTTAGGCGTTATTTTCGAGTGTTACATGATGAGACTAGTTATATAGTAATGGATTCGCCACCAGAGCAGATCCCAGTGTCTCCATTTATAAAGTTAGCTAAAGCTTATGGTGACCTAGGAATTAATGTTCCGCAAGTTATTGAATCAAATGTTGAAGACGGTTTTTTACTCTTGAGTGACCTCGGCGATGTGCAGCTTATTTCACGGCTAAACGATACCAGTGTCGAGGCATATTACTCTAGAGCATTGAAGCTTTTAGACCGCTTTGCTGCTTTCACTGAAAATGCTGAGCTAGGTTTACCCTTGTATGATTCGGTCTTCGTTCACAGAGAATTAGATATTTTTACCGACTGGTTGATAAAGCATCATCTTAACTTAGTTATCGATGCCGATACCCGAAAGATGCTTGAGCAGGCCTTTGCTTTGTTAGTGGCGAATGCCGAAGAGCAACCAAAAGTAGGTATGCACAGAGATTATCACAGCCGCAATCTTATGCTTACAGCCGATGAGTTTGGTGTTGAACAGCTCAGCGTGATTGATTTTCAGGATGCCGTTATCGGCCCGGTGACATATGATGCCGTGTCGCTATTAAGGGATTGCTATATCCGTTGGCCTGATACTCTTGTAGAGGGCTTGATGGAGAAACATTACCTTAATCAAAAACAAGCGGGTCTTATCGATAGTTCGGTAACCTTAGAGAAGTATCGAAGATGGTTCGATCTGATGGGTATACAGCGCCATATCAAGGCGGCTGGTATTTTCTCACGCTTGAATTATAGAGATGGCAAGCCTGCCTATATGGCTGATATTCCCATGACACTCGCCTACATAGCTGATATTTCCGCGGGTTATCCTGAGCTTGAGGACTTTAGTGCTTGGGTCACCAATACCTTAGTGCCCGCATTCGAGGACAAACTATGA